From one [Ruminococcus] lactaris ATCC 29176 genomic stretch:
- a CDS encoding IS630 family transposase, with product MGRKASTINLSEDERLYLETQMRARTIQAQTVIRARILLLKAEGISVDHIADKVGMNRKSVMLCINKYLEGGVENALFDAPGRGRNAEITDDEKAWIINIACQKPVNLGYSAEVWTRALLTKHINKFAEEAGHTRLSTISQSKVRTILEEADIKPNKITYYCENRDPDFDQKMHNVLLVYKQLSLQFDEKGQLIPFKEDEQVVHVLSYDEKPGIQAIANTTEDLLPDENHKTVSRDYEYKRLGTISLLAGIDLQTGEAIPLVKDKHSSKEYIEFLKILDSKYPETDRIRLVLDNLKVHSSEETRKYLATKPGRFEFVFTPKHGSWLNLVEGFFSKLTRQMLKGIRVKTKDELVQRIYRYFDEVNEQPVVYHWKYKLEEINSSEEVVVDTLPIQKSS from the coding sequence ATGGGAAGAAAAGCATCCACTATTAATCTTAGCGAGGACGAACGTTTATATCTTGAAACTCAGATGCGTGCAAGAACAATTCAAGCCCAGACAGTAATTCGGGCAAGAATTTTACTACTCAAAGCAGAAGGTATTTCAGTTGACCATATTGCAGACAAAGTAGGAATGAATCGCAAAAGCGTCATGCTCTGTATCAATAAATACCTTGAGGGTGGTGTGGAAAATGCTCTGTTTGATGCACCCGGTCGTGGCAGGAATGCTGAAATAACCGATGATGAAAAAGCCTGGATAATAAATATCGCCTGTCAGAAGCCTGTCAATCTTGGATATTCAGCAGAAGTATGGACGCGTGCTCTTCTTACAAAACATATTAATAAATTTGCCGAAGAAGCAGGTCATACAAGGTTGTCAACAATCAGTCAGTCAAAGGTCCGCACAATACTGGAAGAAGCGGATATTAAGCCTAACAAAATAACTTATTACTGCGAAAATCGTGACCCTGATTTTGACCAGAAAATGCATAATGTTCTTCTTGTATATAAACAATTGTCTTTACAGTTTGACGAGAAGGGACAGCTCATTCCGTTTAAGGAGGATGAACAGGTTGTACATGTACTTTCCTATGATGAAAAACCCGGAATTCAGGCAATTGCCAATACCACAGAAGACCTCTTGCCGGATGAAAATCACAAGACGGTCAGCCGTGATTATGAATATAAACGTCTTGGAACTATTTCACTGCTTGCTGGAATCGACTTACAAACAGGGGAGGCAATTCCGCTTGTAAAAGATAAACACAGCAGCAAGGAATATATTGAGTTTCTAAAAATACTTGATTCAAAATATCCGGAGACTGACCGGATTCGTCTGGTATTGGATAATCTGAAAGTTCATTCTTCAGAGGAAACCCGAAAATACCTTGCGACAAAGCCGGGAAGATTTGAATTTGTGTTTACTCCCAAGCATGGTTCATGGTTGAATCTTGTTGAGGGATTCTTTAGTAAACTCACACGTCAGATGCTAAAAGGCATACGTGTAAAAACTAAGGATGAACTTGTGCAGCGTATCTATAGATACTTCGATGAAGTAAACGAACAACCTGTCGTATATCACTGGAAGTATAAGCTTGAAGAAATTAATTCAAGTGAAGAGGTGGTGGTTGATACGTTGCCAATTCAAAAGTCCAGTTAA
- a CDS encoding RrF2 family transcriptional regulator — MIISTRGRYALRVMIDLAGQDPNTYTPLKEIAARQEISEKYLENILKSLVTGGLIFGLRGKGGGYKLTKKPEDYTISSILRLTEGSLAPVACLEENATECEREAVCPTRPLWKKLDTLIQDYLGSVSLKDLIDGTV; from the coding sequence ATGATTATATCTACCAGGGGAAGATATGCACTTCGTGTCATGATTGATCTGGCCGGACAAGATCCGAATACTTATACGCCACTCAAGGAAATTGCAGCACGGCAGGAGATTTCTGAAAAATATCTTGAAAATATTCTCAAGTCTCTTGTTACCGGTGGCCTGATCTTTGGACTTCGCGGAAAAGGCGGTGGCTATAAGCTCACTAAGAAACCGGAGGATTATACTATTTCTTCAATTCTCCGTCTCACAGAGGGATCACTTGCACCGGTGGCATGTCTTGAAGAAAATGCGACTGAATGTGAAAGGGAAGCGGTTTGCCCTACCCGCCCACTTTGGAAAAAACTGGATACACTGATCCAGGATTATCTTGGCAGTGTCTCACTGAAAGACCTGATTGATGGGACTGTCTGA
- a CDS encoding response regulator transcription factor, which produces MSKRILIVEDEESIADLEKDYLELSGFEVEVANDGETGLRRGLAVEFDLIILDLMLPGVDGFEICRQIRGQKNTPIIMVSAKKDDIDKIRGLGLGADDYMTKPFSPSELVARVKAHLARYERLIGSVVEQNDVIEIRGLKIDRTARRVWVNGEERSFTTKEFDLLSFLAGHPNHVYSKEELFREIWDMESIGDIATVTVHIKKIREKIEYDTSHPQYIETIWGVGYRFKV; this is translated from the coding sequence ATGAGTAAACGTATTTTGATCGTGGAAGATGAAGAAAGCATTGCAGATCTGGAGAAAGATTATCTGGAGCTGAGTGGATTTGAAGTAGAAGTAGCAAATGACGGAGAGACAGGTCTTCGGAGAGGACTTGCCGTAGAATTTGACCTGATTATTTTAGATCTGATGCTGCCGGGAGTTGACGGATTTGAAATCTGCCGTCAGATCCGGGGGCAGAAAAATACTCCAATTATTATGGTTTCAGCGAAGAAAGATGATATTGACAAGATCCGTGGACTGGGACTTGGTGCGGATGATTATATGACGAAGCCGTTTAGTCCAAGCGAGCTGGTCGCACGCGTGAAAGCCCATCTTGCAAGATATGAGCGTCTGATCGGAAGTGTTGTGGAACAGAATGATGTGATAGAGATCCGCGGACTTAAGATCGACCGGACAGCGAGACGTGTATGGGTGAACGGTGAGGAACGTTCCTTTACAACAAAAGAGTTCGATCTGCTTTCGTTTCTGGCAGGACATCCAAACCATGTTTATTCAAAGGAAGAATTATTCCGTGAGATTTGGGATATGGAGTCAATAGGAGATATTGCAACAGTTACCGTACATATTAAAAAGATCCGTGAAAAGATTGAATATGACACATCTCATCCACAGTACATTGAGACAATTTGGGGGGTCGGATACCGCTTCAAGGTATAA
- a CDS encoding sensor histidine kinase, whose amino-acid sequence MKLKTKLVIVFMVVMVFPMLFTGVMTRAFVPEKATEIQQMYLIVVSITAALLIIWIYRAVSVPLQKLQKAARNIKEGNLDFEIKAENDDEIGQLCRDFEEMRLRLKVQAEEKVAFDRENKELISNISHDLKTPITAIKGYVEGIMDGVADTPEKMDRYIRTIYNKANEMNLLINELTLYSKIDTNRIPYNFTTISAKGYFGDCAEDLSVELESKGAEFTYRNFMDDDCKVIVDPEQLRRVINNIVSNSLKYTDKPKVEITMDVKDVGDFIQIELGDNGRGIAAKDLPFIFDRFYRADASRNSSKGGSGIGLSIVKKIVEEHGGNIWATSEEGVGTTMYFVIRKYQEVPVNE is encoded by the coding sequence ATGAAGCTTAAGACAAAACTCGTTATCGTATTTATGGTGGTCATGGTATTTCCGATGCTTTTTACCGGAGTGATGACAAGGGCATTTGTACCGGAAAAGGCAACGGAGATCCAGCAGATGTATCTGATCGTCGTATCCATCACGGCAGCATTGTTGATCATATGGATTTATCGTGCGGTATCAGTGCCGCTGCAAAAATTACAGAAAGCGGCAAGGAATATCAAAGAAGGAAATCTGGATTTTGAGATTAAAGCAGAAAATGATGATGAGATCGGGCAGCTTTGCAGGGATTTTGAGGAAATGCGTCTTCGGTTGAAGGTGCAGGCAGAGGAAAAGGTTGCGTTTGACCGGGAAAATAAGGAACTGATCAGTAATATTTCACATGATCTGAAGACTCCGATCACAGCGATCAAAGGTTATGTGGAAGGAATTATGGATGGTGTGGCAGATACACCGGAAAAGATGGACAGATACATCAGAACCATTTATAATAAGGCTAATGAGATGAATCTTCTGATCAATGAGCTGACCCTTTACTCCAAGATCGATACGAACAGGATTCCATATAATTTCACAACGATCTCTGCAAAAGGTTATTTTGGAGACTGTGCAGAAGATCTGAGTGTGGAGCTGGAGTCAAAAGGGGCAGAGTTTACATACCGAAACTTTATGGATGATGACTGTAAAGTGATCGTAGATCCGGAACAGTTAAGAAGAGTCATCAATAATATCGTATCAAATTCGCTGAAGTATACAGATAAACCGAAAGTGGAGATTACGATGGATGTAAAGGACGTGGGAGATTTTATCCAGATAGAGCTGGGAGATAATGGAAGAGGGATTGCGGCAAAGGATCTGCCGTTTATCTTTGACCGGTTCTATCGTGCGGATGCTTCAAGAAATTCTTCAAAAGGAGGAAGTGGTATCGGACTTTCGATCGTGAAGAAGATCGTGGAGGAGCATGGCGGAAATATCTGGGCTACCAGCGAAGAGGGCGTTGGTACTACGATGTATTTTGTAATAAGGAAGTATCAGGAGGTACCGGTGAATGAGTAA
- the metK gene encoding methionine adenosyltransferase: MEKEKILFTSESVTEGHPDKMCDQISDAILDELMRQDPMSRVACETCCTTGLVMVMGEITTKAYVDIQKIVRDTVREIGYTRGKYGFDADTCGVLTTLDEQSTDIAMGVDKALEAKENKMSDEDIEAIGAGDQGMMFGYASDETEEYMPYPIALAHKLALQLTKVRKDGTLTYLRPDGKTQVTAEYNEDGSVKRLDAVVLSTQHDPEVSQEQIHEDIKKYVFDEIIPAELVDDETKFFVNPTGRFVIGGPHGDSGLTGRKIIVDTYGGMARHGGGAFSGKDCTKVDRSAAYAARYAAKNIVAAGLAKKCEIQLSYAIGVAQPTSIAVDTFGTGKLSDTKLVEILRENFDFRPAGIIKMLDLRRPIYKQTAAYGHFGRNDLDLPWEKLDKVEDLKKYL, translated from the coding sequence ATGGAAAAGGAAAAGATTTTATTTACATCTGAGTCAGTTACAGAGGGACATCCGGATAAGATGTGTGATCAGATTTCAGATGCGATTCTGGATGAGTTAATGCGTCAGGATCCGATGAGCCGTGTTGCATGTGAGACATGCTGTACAACAGGTCTTGTTATGGTTATGGGAGAGATCACTACAAAAGCATATGTAGATATCCAGAAGATCGTTCGTGATACAGTTCGCGAGATCGGATATACAAGAGGAAAATATGGCTTTGATGCAGATACCTGCGGTGTACTCACAACATTGGATGAGCAGTCAACAGATATTGCAATGGGAGTTGATAAGGCTCTGGAAGCAAAAGAAAATAAGATGTCAGATGAAGATATCGAAGCCATTGGAGCAGGAGATCAGGGAATGATGTTCGGTTATGCTTCTGATGAGACAGAAGAGTATATGCCATATCCGATCGCACTGGCACATAAGCTTGCACTTCAGCTTACTAAAGTTCGCAAAGACGGAACGCTGACTTACCTGCGTCCGGACGGAAAGACTCAGGTAACTGCAGAGTACAATGAAGATGGTTCTGTAAAGCGTCTGGATGCAGTTGTGCTTTCTACGCAGCATGACCCGGAAGTATCTCAGGAGCAGATTCATGAGGATATCAAAAAGTATGTATTCGATGAGATCATCCCGGCAGAGCTGGTAGATGATGAGACGAAATTCTTTGTAAATCCGACAGGCCGGTTTGTAATTGGCGGACCTCACGGAGACAGTGGACTGACAGGACGTAAGATCATTGTTGATACTTATGGTGGAATGGCACGTCACGGTGGCGGAGCATTTTCAGGAAAAGACTGCACAAAGGTAGACCGTTCTGCAGCTTATGCAGCACGTTATGCAGCAAAGAATATTGTAGCAGCAGGACTTGCAAAGAAATGTGAGATCCAGCTTTCTTATGCGATCGGTGTGGCACAGCCGACTTCTATCGCAGTTGATACATTTGGTACAGGAAAGTTATCTGATACAAAGCTGGTTGAGATCCTTCGTGAGAATTTTGATTTCCGCCCGGCAGGAATCATTAAGATGCTGGATCTGAGAAGACCGATCTACAAGCAGACAGCCGCTTACGGACATTTTGGACGTAATGACCTGGATCTTCCGTGGGAGAAACTTGACAAGGTAGAAGATTTAAAGAAATATCTGTAA
- a CDS encoding glycerate kinase, producing the protein MKIVTAIDSFKGSMTSMEAGRAVAEGIHRADAGAEVLVRPLADGGEGTVEALTSGMNGSRQQVQVTGPLGTPVICEYGIIEASGTAVIEMAGAAGITLVPDEKRNPLYTTTYGVGEVIRDAIKKGCRRFIIGIGGSATNDGGTGMLQALGYGFLDKNGNQIPFGARGLKVLETITETHVLQELKECRFRIACDVTNSLCGEQGCSAVFGPQKGATPSMVVEMDQWLENYAALAGKKFPKADPQQAGTGAAGGLGFAFLTFTDAVLESGIKIVLEETRLEEYIREADLVITGEGQMDGQTAMGKAPIGVAGLAKKYGKTVIAFTGAAGVDAEKCNEHGIDAFFPILRNVVTLEEAMKNENAKRNLADTAEQVYRLWRAGTGSVSVF; encoded by the coding sequence ATGAAAATTGTAACAGCGATAGATTCGTTTAAAGGCAGTATGACATCCATGGAGGCCGGAAGGGCTGTGGCAGAAGGAATCCACAGGGCAGATGCCGGGGCAGAAGTACTCGTAAGACCGCTGGCAGATGGTGGTGAAGGAACGGTAGAAGCACTGACGTCGGGAATGAACGGGAGCAGACAGCAGGTACAGGTAACAGGACCACTGGGAACACCGGTCATATGCGAATATGGAATTATTGAAGCTTCCGGGACAGCCGTGATTGAGATGGCAGGTGCGGCCGGGATCACACTCGTTCCAGATGAAAAAAGAAATCCGCTCTATACGACAACATATGGTGTCGGTGAAGTGATCCGGGATGCCATCAAAAAAGGCTGCAGGCGATTCATTATCGGCATTGGTGGAAGTGCAACCAATGACGGTGGAACAGGGATGCTGCAGGCACTTGGATACGGATTCCTCGATAAAAATGGAAACCAGATTCCCTTCGGAGCGAGAGGGCTGAAAGTTTTAGAAACGATCACGGAGACGCATGTTCTGCAGGAATTAAAGGAGTGCAGATTCCGTATAGCGTGTGATGTAACGAACAGCCTATGCGGTGAGCAGGGGTGCAGTGCTGTCTTTGGTCCGCAGAAAGGGGCAACTCCGTCCATGGTTGTGGAGATGGATCAATGGCTGGAAAATTATGCGGCACTGGCAGGAAAAAAATTCCCGAAAGCAGATCCGCAGCAGGCAGGAACCGGGGCAGCCGGAGGACTGGGATTTGCATTTCTGACATTTACCGATGCAGTTTTAGAGTCAGGGATCAAGATTGTTTTAGAAGAAACCCGGCTGGAAGAGTACATCAGAGAAGCAGACTTGGTGATTACCGGAGAAGGACAGATGGACGGACAGACCGCCATGGGGAAAGCACCGATAGGAGTAGCCGGACTTGCAAAGAAATACGGAAAGACTGTGATCGCATTTACCGGGGCAGCCGGAGTGGATGCAGAAAAATGCAATGAACATGGAATCGATGCATTTTTTCCGATTCTGCGAAATGTGGTTACACTGGAAGAAGCCATGAAAAATGAAAATGCAAAGAGAAACCTGGCAGATACGGCAGAGCAGGTGTACCGGTTGTGGCGGGCAGGTACAGGCAGCGTGTCGGTATTTTGA
- a CDS encoding thiamine phosphate synthase: protein MYKENQEYCENVIAVSNRHLCKRPFLEQIKIVCEWHPKALILREKDLTEAEYEQLAGQVMKICETYKVPCILHNFWQIAVKLNCNQIHLPLPVLRQLVNQAVIQEKNQGSGTFYQIGTSVHSVEEAVEAEKLGASYLVAGHIYVTDCKKGVPPRGIRFLKEVCDAVRLPVYGIGGIHFEPEQWKELAKAGAKGGCIMSGMMTLSEEEGKAE from the coding sequence ATGTATAAGGAAAATCAGGAGTACTGCGAAAATGTGATCGCAGTCAGCAACCGGCATTTGTGCAAAAGACCGTTCCTTGAGCAGATCAAAATAGTATGCGAATGGCATCCCAAAGCACTGATTTTAAGGGAAAAGGATCTGACAGAAGCGGAGTATGAACAACTGGCCGGACAGGTAATGAAAATTTGTGAAACGTATAAAGTTCCATGTATTCTTCACAATTTCTGGCAAATTGCGGTAAAATTAAACTGTAACCAGATTCATCTCCCACTTCCTGTGCTGCGGCAGTTGGTGAATCAGGCTGTGATACAGGAGAAAAATCAGGGCAGCGGAACATTTTATCAGATAGGGACTTCGGTTCACTCGGTGGAAGAAGCGGTTGAAGCGGAAAAGCTGGGGGCATCTTATCTGGTGGCAGGCCATATTTATGTGACGGATTGTAAGAAAGGCGTTCCTCCAAGGGGAATCAGATTTTTGAAAGAAGTCTGTGATGCAGTGAGGCTGCCGGTCTATGGGATCGGTGGGATCCATTTTGAGCCGGAGCAGTGGAAAGAACTCGCCAAAGCCGGAGCAAAGGGTGGCTGCATTATGTCAGGAATGATGACGCTGTCAGAAGAGGAAGGAAAAGCAGAATGA
- the thiH gene encoding 2-iminoacetate synthase ThiH, giving the protein MHINESILSKEILEDQKKNRIDHMTYLPGMEDIGSEILDQVVEKMNAYDYDQYTAADVKRALAHSQRTPEDFQALLSPAALPYLEEIAQAAQVETRKHFGNSVYMFTPIYIANYCENYCIYCGFNCHNKINRARLNAEEIEKEMQAIAATGLQEILILTGESRSKSDVEYIGEACKIARKYFKVIGLEIYPVNSDEYAYLHECGADYVTVFQETYNSDKYETLHLAGHKRIYPYRVNAQERALMGGMRGVGFGALLGLDDFRKDAFATGYHAYLLQRKYPHAEIAFSCPRLRPIINNDRINPMDVHEQQLLQVVCAYRLFMPFASITVSTRECERVRDHLVQIAATKISAGVSTGIGGHVEEIEEKGDDQFEISDGRSVKEVYDALLTNHLQPVMSDYIYV; this is encoded by the coding sequence ATGCATATCAATGAGAGCATTCTGAGTAAGGAAATTCTGGAGGATCAGAAGAAAAACCGGATCGACCATATGACATACCTTCCGGGAATGGAGGACATTGGATCGGAAATACTGGATCAGGTTGTGGAAAAAATGAATGCGTATGATTATGACCAGTATACGGCAGCAGATGTAAAAAGGGCATTGGCACATTCACAGCGTACACCGGAGGATTTTCAGGCACTTCTGTCCCCGGCAGCCCTTCCATATCTGGAGGAAATCGCACAGGCGGCACAGGTGGAGACAAGAAAGCATTTTGGGAACAGCGTCTATATGTTCACTCCGATCTACATTGCGAATTACTGTGAAAATTATTGTATTTACTGTGGATTTAACTGCCATAACAAGATCAACAGAGCAAGGCTGAATGCAGAAGAAATCGAAAAAGAGATGCAGGCGATCGCAGCGACAGGACTGCAGGAAATTCTGATCCTGACAGGTGAGAGCCGGAGCAAATCGGATGTAGAATATATTGGAGAGGCATGTAAGATCGCAAGAAAATATTTCAAAGTAATCGGGCTTGAGATCTATCCGGTCAATTCAGATGAGTATGCTTATCTGCATGAGTGTGGAGCAGATTATGTGACAGTATTTCAGGAAACTTATAATTCAGATAAATATGAGACACTGCATCTGGCAGGGCATAAAAGAATCTATCCGTATCGTGTCAATGCACAGGAGCGTGCATTAATGGGCGGAATGCGTGGTGTGGGGTTCGGTGCTTTGCTGGGACTGGATGATTTCAGAAAAGATGCATTTGCGACAGGATATCATGCATATCTTCTTCAAAGAAAATATCCCCATGCTGAGATTGCATTTTCCTGTCCGCGACTTCGTCCGATCATCAATAATGACCGGATCAATCCGATGGATGTGCATGAACAACAGCTTCTGCAGGTTGTCTGTGCATACCGGTTATTTATGCCATTTGCCAGCATTACGGTTTCGACAAGGGAATGCGAACGGGTAAGAGATCATCTTGTTCAGATTGCAGCGACGAAAATTTCTGCCGGGGTCAGTACAGGAATTGGAGGTCACGTGGAAGAAATTGAAGAGAAAGGCGATGACCAGTTTGAGATTTCCGATGGACGGTCAGTGAAGGAAGTTTATGATGCACTGCTGACAAATCATCTTCAGCCGGTTATGAGCGATTATATCTATGTATAA
- a CDS encoding thiazole synthase yields MKTAEDKLILGGHEFTSRFILGSGKFSLELVKACIEKADAQIITLALRRANEGGLANILDYIPENVTLLPNTSGARTAEEAVRIARLSREVGCGDFVKIEVVHDSKYLLPDNYETIKATEILAKEGFVVMPYMYPDLNVARALVDAGAACVMPLGAPIGSNKGLSTKEFIQILIDEIEIPVIVDAGIGRPSQACEAMEMGADAVMANTAIATAGDVPMMAEAFKKAIEAGRNAYLSGLGRTMERGGSASSPLTGFLQD; encoded by the coding sequence ATGAAGACAGCAGAAGACAAATTAATTTTGGGAGGTCATGAATTTACTTCCCGGTTTATTTTAGGATCAGGAAAATTTTCACTGGAACTGGTGAAAGCCTGTATTGAAAAAGCAGATGCACAGATCATCACACTGGCTCTGCGCCGGGCGAATGAGGGAGGACTTGCCAACATCCTGGATTATATCCCGGAAAATGTCACACTTCTGCCGAATACGTCAGGAGCAAGAACTGCAGAGGAGGCAGTGCGAATCGCAAGACTTTCAAGAGAAGTAGGATGCGGAGATTTTGTTAAGATCGAGGTGGTTCATGATTCAAAGTATTTACTGCCAGATAATTATGAAACGATAAAAGCAACGGAAATACTGGCAAAAGAAGGATTTGTTGTCATGCCATATATGTATCCTGACCTGAATGTGGCAAGAGCTTTGGTGGATGCAGGTGCGGCATGCGTGATGCCACTGGGAGCACCGATCGGTTCCAATAAAGGACTGAGTACGAAAGAGTTTATTCAGATCCTGATCGATGAAATTGAGATTCCGGTGATTGTGGATGCAGGGATCGGGCGGCCATCTCAGGCATGTGAAGCAATGGAGATGGGAGCAGATGCTGTGATGGCAAATACAGCGATCGCAACCGCAGGAGATGTGCCGATGATGGCAGAAGCTTTCAAAAAAGCGATCGAGGCCGGAAGAAATGCGTATCTTTCAGGACTGGGAAGAACCATGGAGCGGGGCGGTAGTGCGTCCTCACCACTGACAGGATTTCTTCAGGATTAG